One genomic region from Microcella humidisoli encodes:
- a CDS encoding sensor histidine kinase — MTLHPALVRSRTGVLVADGLGGLALLVAVVLLGPSFGSGDAAAGPEAFAALVVSAVIMAAAVAVRRLHPGWALALAWASSLAHMITGLDAGVTQLGILVVLASAAHYGSPAVLRLSGASVPVGAVIALAYLLLIDSWLVRLFSSTSLLPLWLPVGVLAALIALVLAVPWLVGLLARTMRLGREGRQRAAEAEAEARRSRELAELQSARTQLTRDVHDIVGHSLAVIVAQAESVRFRDDAEVEAMRSAVATIADTARRALGEVRHVLESTDAARAASSAPVVDLDRLIAEVADSRPGTLMARTGSGPAPQGAAAVALYRATQELLTNALRHGDPAAPLRIAVDRSAPMTTVQVENDRGPADAADRELDAARTGTGLDGARARLAAVGGGLDAAEVEGRFVARATVPSGEGEQ, encoded by the coding sequence ATGACCCTGCACCCCGCCCTCGTGCGATCGCGCACCGGCGTGCTCGTTGCCGATGGGCTCGGCGGCCTCGCGCTGCTCGTGGCCGTCGTGCTGCTCGGTCCGTCGTTCGGGTCGGGGGATGCCGCGGCCGGCCCCGAAGCGTTCGCCGCGCTCGTCGTCTCCGCCGTGATCATGGCCGCCGCCGTGGCGGTCCGGCGGCTGCACCCGGGATGGGCCCTCGCGCTCGCGTGGGCGAGTTCGCTCGCGCACATGATCACCGGCCTGGATGCGGGTGTGACCCAGCTCGGCATCCTCGTCGTGCTCGCGAGCGCCGCGCACTACGGCTCGCCCGCGGTGCTGCGGCTGAGCGGCGCCTCGGTTCCCGTCGGAGCGGTCATCGCGCTCGCGTACCTGCTGCTCATCGATTCGTGGCTCGTGCGCCTGTTCTCGTCGACGTCGCTGCTGCCGCTGTGGCTGCCCGTGGGCGTGCTCGCCGCGCTCATCGCACTCGTGCTCGCCGTTCCCTGGCTCGTGGGGCTGCTCGCCCGCACGATGCGGCTCGGACGCGAGGGCCGCCAGCGCGCCGCCGAGGCGGAGGCCGAGGCGCGTCGCTCGCGCGAGCTCGCCGAGCTGCAGTCGGCCCGCACGCAGCTCACGCGCGACGTGCATGACATCGTCGGGCACTCGCTCGCCGTGATCGTCGCGCAGGCCGAGTCGGTGCGCTTCCGCGACGATGCGGAGGTCGAGGCCATGCGCTCGGCTGTCGCGACGATCGCCGACACGGCGCGACGGGCGCTCGGCGAGGTGCGCCACGTGCTCGAGTCGACCGACGCGGCTCGTGCCGCCTCGTCGGCTCCCGTCGTCGACCTCGACCGCCTGATCGCCGAGGTCGCCGACTCCCGGCCGGGCACGCTGATGGCGCGCACCGGCTCCGGACCGGCGCCCCAGGGCGCGGCCGCCGTTGCGCTGTACCGCGCGACCCAGGAGCTGTTGACGAACGCCCTGCGCCACGGCGACCCCGCGGCACCGCTGCGCATCGCGGTCGATCGATCGGCGCCGATGACCACGGTGCAGGTCGAGAACGACCGCGGGCCCGCCGATGCGGCCGACCGTGAGCTCGACGCCGCGCGCACCGGCACGGGTCTCGACGGTGCGCGTGCGCGGCTCGCCGCCGTCGGCGGTGGGCTCGACGCCGCCGAGGTCGAGGGGCGCTTCGTTGCGCGCGCGACGGTGCCGTCGGGAGAGGGGGAGCAGTGA
- a CDS encoding response regulator: MSDPIRVVLVDDQPLFRAGVGAVVDAQADLRVVGEAGTGAEAIALLDRIEADVVLLDIRMPDVDGAEAARRLLSPERAARRPRPLRIIVLTTFGLDERARAAIDVGASGFLLKDASPEFLVAAIRAVHAGSAVAAAGDLAALVGATPVLDALPAPPAALATLSERERNVFDAAVEGLSNAEIAARLFLSESTVKTHVSTVLAKLGVRDRVQLVVLAHRHGLGG; this comes from the coding sequence GTGAGCGATCCGATCCGCGTCGTGCTCGTCGACGATCAGCCGCTGTTCCGGGCCGGGGTCGGGGCGGTCGTCGATGCACAGGCTGACCTGCGCGTGGTCGGCGAGGCGGGCACGGGGGCGGAGGCGATCGCGCTGCTCGACCGCATCGAGGCCGACGTCGTGCTGCTCGACATCCGCATGCCCGACGTCGACGGCGCCGAGGCGGCCCGTCGGCTGCTGAGCCCCGAGCGCGCCGCGCGCCGCCCGCGGCCGCTGCGCATCATCGTGCTCACGACCTTCGGCCTCGACGAGCGAGCCCGCGCGGCGATCGATGTGGGCGCCTCGGGCTTTCTGCTGAAGGATGCGAGCCCCGAGTTTCTCGTCGCCGCGATCCGTGCCGTGCACGCCGGATCGGCGGTCGCTGCCGCCGGCGACCTCGCGGCGCTCGTGGGCGCGACTCCCGTGCTGGACGCGCTTCCCGCGCCTCCCGCGGCGCTCGCGACGCTGAGCGAACGCGAGCGGAACGTATTCGACGCCGCGGTCGAGGGTCTCAGCAACGCCGAGATCGCCGCGCGCCTGTTCCTCAGCGAGTCGACGGTGAAGACGCACGTCAGCACCGTGCTCGCCAAGCTAGGAGTGCGCGACCGGGTCCAGCTCGTCGTGCTTGCGCACCGGCACGGCCTCGGGGGCTGA
- a CDS encoding VanZ family protein, translating into MDRITPGIIAIIIGAIVAVLLFVPFVAASYRLRGRMTVSRTIGWAALLVSFLAIWTYTILPAPAITDDYRCSTPNLDLLTDLRDILLIQQSGTSLIANAALQVVVLNIIFFMPLGFLVRFLFRWGIARAALSGLVVSLAVETTQLTGIWGLYPCSYRLFSVTDLLHNTLGAVIGSLIALALLRRRASLAPAVAVPHAVTAGRRLLGMLCDLLVFSLVSLITGIIVSLLRVLVIAPGSSTVTDPIETALGIAIGLAVYLVPVLITGTTIGEAAVLLRATGGWQPLALARTVRAALGLGGVVVLSELVPVVGDALALVLALALVVTVLVDRDRRGLAARAAGQHLVDARAIPSATPD; encoded by the coding sequence GTGGACCGCATCACCCCGGGAATCATCGCGATCATCATCGGAGCGATCGTCGCCGTGCTGCTTTTCGTCCCCTTCGTCGCGGCGAGCTATCGACTGCGCGGCAGGATGACGGTCTCGCGCACGATCGGCTGGGCGGCCCTGCTCGTGTCGTTCCTCGCGATCTGGACGTACACGATCCTGCCCGCACCGGCCATCACCGACGACTACCGGTGCTCGACACCGAACCTCGACCTGCTGACCGACCTTCGCGACATCCTGCTCATCCAGCAGTCGGGCACAAGCCTCATCGCCAACGCCGCCCTGCAGGTGGTCGTGCTCAACATCATCTTCTTCATGCCCCTGGGGTTCCTCGTGCGATTCCTGTTCCGCTGGGGCATCGCCCGTGCCGCCCTCAGCGGCCTCGTCGTGTCGCTCGCGGTCGAGACCACCCAGCTCACCGGCATCTGGGGCCTCTACCCCTGCTCGTACCGGCTGTTCTCGGTCACCGACCTCCTGCACAACACGCTCGGCGCGGTCATCGGGTCGCTCATCGCGCTCGCGCTGCTGCGCCGGCGCGCATCCCTGGCGCCTGCGGTCGCGGTCCCGCACGCGGTGACCGCGGGCCGTCGGCTGCTCGGGATGCTCTGCGACCTGCTCGTCTTCAGCCTCGTGTCGCTCATCACCGGCATCATCGTGTCGCTGCTGCGGGTGCTCGTGATCGCTCCCGGCTCATCGACGGTCACCGACCCGATCGAGACCGCGCTCGGGATCGCAATCGGTCTGGCCGTCTACCTCGTGCCCGTGCTCATCACGGGAACGACGATCGGTGAGGCCGCCGTGCTGCTGCGCGCGACCGGGGGCTGGCAGCCGCTCGCGCTCGCCCGGACCGTGCGCGCGGCTCTCGGACTCGGCGGAGTGGTCGTGCTGAGCGAACTCGTGCCCGTGGTCGGCGACGCACTCGCCCTCGTGCTGGCGCTCGCCCTGGTCGTGACGGTGCTCGTCGACCGCGATCGGCGCGGGCTCGCGGCACGGGCCGCCGGACAGCACCTCGTCGATGCCCGAGCGATCCCGAGCGCAACGCCCGACTGA
- a CDS encoding ArsR/SmtB family transcription factor, which produces MVVQIQLLSDAEVDAVFHALADATRRDIVARVIEREQSVSSLAAGYAMSFAAVQKHVAVLERASLVAKSRQGREQIVRADPAAIARVRVLLEQYETLWRHRAARIDAILAEDPDQ; this is translated from the coding sequence ATGGTTGTACAAATTCAGCTCCTGAGCGACGCCGAGGTCGACGCGGTCTTCCACGCCCTCGCCGATGCCACGCGGCGCGACATCGTCGCCCGCGTCATCGAGCGCGAGCAGTCGGTCTCGAGCCTCGCGGCGGGCTACGCCATGAGCTTCGCCGCCGTGCAGAAGCACGTGGCCGTGCTCGAGCGGGCATCCCTCGTCGCGAAGTCGCGGCAGGGCCGCGAGCAGATCGTGCGGGCCGACCCCGCCGCGATCGCCCGCGTTCGGGTGCTGCTCGAGCAGTACGAGACCCTGTGGCGGCACCGGGCGGCTCGAATCGACGCGATCCTCGCCGAGGATCCGGACCAGTAG
- a CDS encoding SRPBCC family protein — MPVIDAITDLEALSLTFITEHDASIERVWQLWADPRQLERWWGPPGWPATVTEHDLTVGGRVRYHMTGPEGEVAAAWMRVTEIDAPGHLRVDEGFSHEDGTENPAMPAGECDVCLEALDGGRTRMTVVFSYASVADLELVTGMGMIEGFTSAAGQIEAVLAG; from the coding sequence ATGCCCGTCATCGACGCCATCACCGACCTCGAGGCGCTCAGCCTCACGTTCATCACCGAGCACGACGCCTCGATCGAGCGCGTCTGGCAGCTGTGGGCCGACCCGCGCCAGCTCGAGCGCTGGTGGGGCCCGCCCGGGTGGCCCGCCACCGTCACCGAGCACGACCTCACGGTCGGCGGTCGCGTGAGGTACCACATGACGGGCCCGGAGGGGGAGGTCGCCGCCGCCTGGATGCGCGTCACCGAGATCGATGCCCCCGGGCACCTGCGCGTCGATGAGGGGTTCAGTCACGAGGATGGCACCGAGAACCCCGCGATGCCGGCGGGGGAGTGCGACGTGTGCCTCGAGGCCCTCGACGGCGGTCGCACGCGCATGACCGTGGTGTTCTCGTACGCCTCGGTCGCCGACCTCGAGCTCGTGACCGGTATGGGCATGATCGAGGGCTTCACCTCGGCGGCCGGCCAGATCGAGGCGGTGCTCGCGGGCTGA
- a CDS encoding RNA polymerase sigma factor: MADGPAPVPVGDDIARRLGAVWRIEGARVIATLTALTRDVALAEDLAHDACAEALRSWPRDGVPANPGAWLTAVAKRRAIDAWRRQDALAERYARIGSTLRESGDDELEPIGDSVLRLLFIACHPVLSTPAQCALALTLVGGLSTEQVARLFLVPVTTMQQRIVRAKRALSAAAVPFEAPDPHEWHDRVSGVLRVVYLIFTEGYAPASGATPVHRELADEALRLGRRLVAMLPREPEAHGLLSLMLLQSSRFSARVASDGSPVLLADQDRARWDRQAILRGRAALRRVDALGKGRGPYAVQAAIAEQHAIAPSVDATDWERIVLLYEVLGRLAPSPIVDLNRAVALSMAEGPAEALDLVDRLTDEGALAHSPLLPSVRGELLARLGRPDEARAEFARAIPLVGNAAQRTVLDGKLRALDPRHPEG; the protein is encoded by the coding sequence ATGGCTGACGGGCCCGCCCCCGTGCCGGTGGGCGACGACATCGCCCGCCGGCTCGGGGCCGTCTGGCGCATCGAGGGCGCCCGCGTGATCGCGACCCTCACCGCGCTCACCCGCGATGTCGCGCTCGCTGAAGACCTCGCCCACGACGCCTGTGCCGAGGCGCTGCGATCGTGGCCGCGCGATGGCGTGCCCGCGAACCCCGGGGCGTGGCTCACGGCGGTCGCGAAACGCCGGGCGATCGATGCGTGGCGGCGGCAGGATGCTCTCGCCGAGCGCTACGCGCGCATCGGGTCGACCCTGCGCGAGTCGGGCGACGACGAGCTCGAGCCGATCGGCGACTCGGTGCTGCGCCTGCTCTTCATCGCGTGTCATCCGGTGCTCTCGACCCCGGCCCAGTGCGCGCTCGCGCTGACCCTCGTCGGCGGACTCTCGACCGAGCAGGTCGCCCGGTTGTTCCTCGTTCCGGTGACGACCATGCAGCAGCGCATCGTGCGGGCCAAGCGCGCCCTCTCGGCCGCCGCCGTGCCGTTCGAGGCCCCCGACCCGCACGAGTGGCACGATCGCGTGTCGGGCGTGCTGCGCGTCGTCTATCTCATCTTCACCGAGGGCTATGCGCCCGCGAGCGGCGCGACCCCCGTACACCGCGAGCTCGCCGACGAGGCGCTGCGGCTCGGTCGCCGGCTCGTGGCGATGCTGCCGCGCGAGCCCGAGGCCCACGGCCTGCTGTCGCTCATGCTGCTGCAGTCGTCGCGGTTCTCGGCCCGGGTCGCCTCCGACGGCTCGCCCGTGCTGCTCGCAGACCAGGATCGGGCTCGATGGGATCGGCAAGCGATCCTGCGGGGTCGTGCAGCGCTCCGTCGGGTCGACGCGCTCGGCAAGGGTCGAGGTCCCTACGCCGTGCAGGCGGCGATCGCCGAGCAGCACGCGATCGCTCCGAGCGTCGACGCGACCGATTGGGAGCGCATCGTGCTGCTCTACGAGGTGCTCGGCCGCCTCGCGCCGAGCCCGATCGTCGACCTCAATCGTGCGGTCGCGCTGTCGATGGCCGAGGGGCCGGCCGAGGCGCTCGACCTCGTGGATCGCCTCACCGACGAGGGCGCGCTCGCGCACTCGCCCCTGCTGCCGAGCGTGCGCGGAGAACTGCTCGCGCGGCTCGGACGGCCCGACGAGGCGCGGGCCGAGTTCGCTCGGGCCATCCCGCTCGTCGGCAACGCAGCGCAGCGCACGGTGCTCGACGGCAAGCTGCGCGCGCTCGATCCGCGGCATCCCGAGGGCTGA
- a CDS encoding YciI family protein, which translates to MPTYMLIMRATEAALAASKEQDFEAIINAMGAYNESMMEAGVMVGGDGLSDPSEGFVVDFSTPDKVVTDGPYGEVHELFNGFWLISVADRDEAIEWARRCPMGPGTKLEVRRVTDESDFADFADNEFIQKEAGWREELERTHEG; encoded by the coding sequence ATGCCGACGTACATGCTCATCATGCGGGCAACGGAAGCCGCGCTCGCCGCGAGCAAGGAGCAGGACTTCGAGGCCATCATCAACGCGATGGGCGCCTACAACGAGTCGATGATGGAAGCCGGCGTCATGGTCGGCGGTGACGGACTGAGCGACCCGAGCGAGGGATTCGTCGTCGACTTCTCGACCCCCGACAAGGTGGTGACCGATGGCCCCTACGGCGAGGTGCACGAACTGTTCAACGGCTTCTGGCTCATCTCGGTGGCCGACCGCGACGAGGCCATCGAGTGGGCGCGACGCTGCCCCATGGGCCCGGGCACCAAGCTCGAGGTGCGGCGCGTGACCGACGAGAGCGACTTCGCCGACTTCGCCGACAACGAGTTCATCCAGAAGGAAGCCGGCTGGCGCGAGGAGCTCGAGCGCACGCACGAGGGCTGA
- the rlmN gene encoding 23S rRNA (adenine(2503)-C(2))-methyltransferase RlmN, translating to MAGERGIRNNGAAATPRSAVDARPQVRPTTEGWQQKMGPDGRPVLQFAEPKRGKPPVHLADLTPEQRTARVIELGLPGFRAKQLSTHYFTHYTTDPAAMTDLPAAQRDELVAGMLPPLLTEVRRLRTDNGDTIKFLWKLHDGALVESVLMRYPGRITLCVSSQAGCGMNCPFCATGQAGLTRNMSTAEIIDQVVQANAAIAAGELGGKKRGETTPERVSNIVFMGMGEPLANYNRVMDAVRTMVEPQPHGLGMSARHITVSTVGLVPAILKLAEEKIPVTFALSLHAPDDQLRDELIPVNSRWKVDEALDAARAYFDATGRRVSIEYALIKDMNDHAWRADLLAQKLNERGRGWVHVNPIPLNPTPGSIWTSSEPAVMREFVRRLEDSGIPTTLRDTRGKEIDGACGQLAAADETATA from the coding sequence ATGGCAGGCGAGCGCGGAATCCGCAACAACGGCGCGGCCGCGACCCCGCGATCGGCGGTGGATGCTCGCCCCCAGGTGCGCCCGACGACCGAGGGCTGGCAGCAGAAGATGGGTCCCGACGGGCGCCCGGTGCTGCAGTTCGCCGAACCGAAGCGCGGCAAGCCGCCCGTGCACCTCGCCGACCTCACGCCCGAGCAGCGCACGGCGCGCGTCATCGAGCTCGGCCTGCCCGGGTTCCGCGCGAAGCAGCTCAGCACCCACTACTTCACGCACTACACGACCGATCCTGCCGCGATGACCGACCTGCCCGCCGCCCAGCGCGATGAGCTCGTCGCGGGAATGCTGCCGCCGCTGCTCACGGAGGTGCGGCGCCTGCGCACCGACAACGGCGACACCATCAAGTTCCTCTGGAAGCTGCATGACGGCGCCCTCGTCGAGAGCGTGCTCATGCGCTACCCGGGCCGCATCACGCTGTGCGTGAGCTCGCAGGCCGGGTGCGGCATGAACTGCCCGTTCTGCGCCACCGGTCAGGCGGGGCTCACGCGCAATATGTCGACCGCCGAGATCATCGACCAGGTGGTGCAGGCCAACGCGGCGATCGCGGCGGGCGAGCTCGGGGGCAAGAAGCGCGGCGAGACCACGCCCGAGCGCGTCAGCAACATCGTGTTCATGGGCATGGGCGAGCCGCTCGCGAACTACAACCGGGTCATGGATGCGGTGCGCACGATGGTCGAGCCCCAGCCGCACGGCCTCGGCATGAGCGCTCGGCACATCACGGTCTCGACGGTCGGGCTCGTGCCGGCCATCCTGAAGCTCGCCGAGGAGAAGATCCCGGTGACGTTCGCGCTCAGCCTGCACGCGCCCGACGACCAGCTGCGGGACGAGCTGATCCCCGTCAACTCGCGGTGGAAGGTCGATGAGGCGCTCGACGCCGCGCGGGCGTACTTCGACGCGACCGGCCGTCGCGTGTCGATCGAGTACGCGCTCATCAAAGACATGAACGACCACGCCTGGCGGGCCGACCTGCTGGCGCAGAAGCTCAACGAGCGGGGGCGCGGCTGGGTGCACGTCAACCCGATTCCGCTCAATCCGACACCCGGGTCGATCTGGACGAGCTCGGAGCCCGCGGTCATGCGCGAGTTCGTGCGCCGGCTCGAGGATTCGGGCATTCCCACGACGCTGCGCGACACGCGCGGCAAAGAGATCGACGGAGCCTGCGGGCAGCTCGCCGCTGCCGACGAGACCGCGACGGCCTAG